A region of Polyangiaceae bacterium DNA encodes the following proteins:
- the yidD gene encoding membrane protein insertion efficiency factor YidD produces MIARFLILLIRAYQLTLSPLLGNVCRFHPSCSRYGLRCIELHGAAKGSWLTLRRLSRCHPFHPGGYDPPPLPEGHPDAALPPADPTGSGAPERRDQAADSA; encoded by the coding sequence ATGATCGCGCGGTTCCTGATCCTGCTGATCCGCGCCTACCAGCTCACGCTTTCGCCGCTGCTCGGCAACGTCTGCCGCTTCCACCCGTCCTGCTCGCGCTACGGCCTGCGCTGCATCGAGCTGCACGGGGCGGCCAAGGGCAGCTGGCTCACCCTCCGGCGCCTTTCCCGTTGCCATCCGTTCCATCCGGGTGGATACGATCCGCCGCCTCTGCCGGAGGGCCACCCCGATGCGGCACTCCCTCCCGCCGACCCGACCGGCAGCGGCGCGCCCGAAAGGCGCGATCAAGCGGCTGATTCCGCCTGA
- the rnpA gene encoding ribonuclease P protein component → MRKRAEYQEIQRTARRVSTPGFVLLLSARAEQDGARLGIVVSRKVGCAVVRNRAKRLIREAFRATPELFGADLDVVVIVKRSTGDAVLADVVAEWQAVARVLQKRTEDARADRARRAAAPSAPGSEAGGAREKARDSRGP, encoded by the coding sequence GTGCGCAAGCGAGCGGAGTACCAGGAGATCCAGCGCACGGCGCGGCGAGTCTCCACGCCTGGGTTCGTGCTGCTGCTGAGCGCGCGCGCCGAGCAGGACGGCGCCCGACTCGGCATCGTGGTCTCGCGCAAGGTCGGCTGCGCGGTGGTACGAAACCGCGCGAAGCGGCTGATTCGCGAGGCTTTTCGCGCCACGCCGGAGCTCTTCGGCGCCGACCTCGACGTCGTGGTGATCGTCAAGCGAAGCACCGGCGACGCAGTGCTGGCCGACGTCGTGGCCGAGTGGCAGGCCGTCGCCCGAGTGCTCCAAAAGCGCACGGAGGACGCCCGCGCCGACCGAGCGCGCCGCGCCGCTGCTCCCTCCGCCCCGGGCTCCGAGGCTGGCGGAGCCCGCGAAAAGGCGCGAGACTCCCGGGGCCCATGA
- the rpmH gene encoding 50S ribosomal protein L34, with protein MKRTFQPSNTSRARTHGFRKRNSTKGGRDVLKSRRRKGRWRLAVSTYKK; from the coding sequence ATGAAGCGCACTTTCCAGCCGAGCAACACCAGCCGCGCCCGAACTCACGGGTTCCGCAAGCGCAACAGCACCAAGGGCGGGCGCGACGTTCTCAAGAGCCGCCGTCGCAAGGGGCGGTGGCGTCTCGCCGTCTCCACCTACAAGAAGTAG
- the rpmG gene encoding 50S ribosomal protein L33, which produces MRDNIRLVSSAGTGFTYYTTKNKRTQTAKLELKKYDPVARKHVVFKEAKMPPHSK; this is translated from the coding sequence ATGCGCGACAACATCCGCCTCGTGTCATCGGCCGGCACCGGTTTCACCTATTACACCACCAAGAACAAGCGCACGCAGACCGCGAAGCTCGAGCTGAAGAAGTACGACCCGGTCGCGCGCAAGCACGTGGTGTTCAAAGAAGCCAAGATGCCGCCTCACTCGAAGTGA
- a CDS encoding OmpA family protein produces MAGLATLATAAPAAAQTRTWYLDRAQISGAPDDGFMVWRPYMAERSRFYGMMALGYTLNPLRDTSVTDNGTVQERIQNPVQGQIIDYLSVGMELAGRASFNVALPIAFYQFTGEDPSTRGVSSDGLDVRKLTIHDLRLDARVKAYESNNRKFRLGFGGALWAPTGDPQSFTSDDQTTGWIFGSTEYDAGKFLIAGHLGPHFRPERSIGGQEGDLYLASEMRLAGGIYFPLRSGRVRLGGEIFGTTGIAKAGGESTFMSAHNTAFEWLAQARFGLGEKQKTWAMMGAGTRFTGGYGAPDLRVLVSIGHYLNISDFEPKSPDKKVRVRPDVDDYASDRDKDGYPDDIDKCPDVPEDGKPPEPSDGCPAGSDRDNDGIPDTADACPDNPEDKDGIADSDGCPEDDADNDKIPDTEDRCPLEPGLKNKIAEKNGCPGLTKVTEDGEVALLEPIQFETGKAVIKAVSFPILDEVVALMKARPALKIGVYGHTDDVGADAMNMKLSKDRAASCMRYLTGKGIAQSRLESEGFGETKPLVPNDSKEARAKNRRVEFKILSGE; encoded by the coding sequence TTGGCCGGGCTCGCAACCCTGGCAACGGCTGCCCCCGCGGCCGCCCAGACCCGGACCTGGTACCTCGACCGCGCGCAGATCTCCGGCGCGCCGGACGACGGCTTCATGGTCTGGCGCCCGTACATGGCGGAGCGCTCGCGCTTCTACGGGATGATGGCCCTCGGCTACACGCTCAATCCGCTGCGCGACACCTCCGTCACCGACAACGGCACGGTGCAGGAGCGCATCCAGAACCCGGTCCAGGGCCAGATCATCGACTACCTGAGCGTGGGCATGGAGCTCGCAGGCCGCGCCAGCTTCAACGTCGCGCTCCCCATCGCCTTTTACCAGTTCACCGGCGAAGACCCGTCCACGCGGGGAGTCTCCAGCGACGGCCTCGACGTGCGCAAGCTCACCATCCACGATCTTCGCCTCGACGCGCGCGTGAAGGCCTACGAGTCGAACAACCGCAAGTTCCGCCTGGGCTTCGGCGGCGCCCTCTGGGCCCCCACCGGTGATCCGCAGTCGTTCACCAGCGACGACCAGACCACGGGCTGGATCTTCGGCTCCACGGAGTACGACGCCGGCAAGTTCCTGATCGCCGGCCACCTGGGCCCGCACTTCCGCCCCGAGCGCTCGATCGGCGGCCAGGAAGGCGACCTCTACCTGGCCAGCGAGATGAGGCTCGCCGGCGGCATCTACTTCCCGCTCAGGAGCGGGCGCGTCCGGCTGGGCGGCGAGATCTTCGGCACCACGGGCATCGCCAAGGCCGGTGGCGAGAGCACCTTCATGAGCGCGCACAACACCGCGTTCGAGTGGCTGGCGCAGGCACGATTCGGCCTGGGTGAGAAGCAGAAGACCTGGGCCATGATGGGCGCCGGCACGCGCTTCACCGGCGGCTACGGCGCGCCGGATCTGCGCGTGCTCGTCTCCATCGGCCACTACTTGAACATCAGCGACTTCGAGCCGAAGTCGCCGGACAAGAAGGTGCGCGTCCGGCCGGACGTCGACGACTACGCCTCGGACCGCGACAAGGACGGCTATCCGGACGACATCGACAAGTGCCCGGACGTGCCGGAGGACGGCAAGCCGCCGGAGCCGAGCGACGGCTGCCCCGCGGGCTCCGATCGCGACAACGACGGCATCCCCGACACGGCGGACGCCTGCCCGGACAACCCCGAGGACAAGGACGGCATCGCCGACAGCGACGGTTGCCCGGAGGACGACGCGGACAACGACAAGATCCCCGACACCGAGGATCGCTGCCCGCTCGAGCCCGGTCTCAAGAACAAGATCGCAGAGAAGAACGGCTGCCCCGGCCTGACCAAAGTCACCGAGGACGGCGAGGTCGCGCTGCTCGAGCCCATCCAGTTCGAGACCGGCAAGGCCGTCATCAAGGCGGTGAGCTTCCCGATCCTCGACGAGGTCGTGGCGCTGATGAAGGCGCGGCCCGCGCTCAAGATCGGCGTGTACGGTCACACCGACGACGTCGGCGCCGACGCCATGAACATGAAGCTCAGCAAGGACCGCGCGGCCAGCTGCATGCGCTACTTGACCGGCAAGGGCATCGCGCAGTCGCGGCTCGAGAGCGAGGGCTTCGGTGAGACGAAGCCCTTGGTCCCGAACGACAGCAAAGAAGCCCGCGCGAAGAACCGGCGCGTGGAGTTCAAGATCCTGAGCGGCGAGTAG
- a CDS encoding CAP domain-containing protein, with protein sequence MRVVGLVLCVLTGLGACAPREPALPALEAPDLDQAGARASDAGPASASGGWQEVTLSPEPSAAQGLARTLGELCARQDAALDRVAQRLAERAETEPALEPAELAHQLRTAGSPHVWPRSWSYSGPALDAADTRARAQRWLAGFGDGGQRSCGAAHVEAAGKEAVTLVAVDALADLERLPVRARTGQWVDVTASMLVTAHDAKVVVLGPHGAPRALPTSLDGKVIRARFAPSSPGTWLVQVLAEIDKGPRPVLEALIHADTTPPAAFHASRAPGEDAGRGVADPAAALFAMVNAARRSEGVGVLTRNADLDRAAREHAEAMRDKRTLGHDVGKGTVKTRLEALGLEPSAFGENVARAASPERAHRAIWASPSHRGNLLERRYDSVGIAAVTGPDGVWVTEVFADLR encoded by the coding sequence GTGCGCGTCGTCGGGCTCGTCCTCTGCGTCCTCACCGGGCTCGGGGCCTGCGCGCCCAGAGAACCTGCGCTGCCAGCGCTCGAGGCGCCGGACCTCGACCAGGCCGGCGCACGTGCGTCCGATGCAGGACCGGCCAGCGCCAGCGGGGGATGGCAAGAAGTGACGCTTTCGCCCGAGCCGAGCGCTGCCCAAGGCCTCGCTCGGACGCTGGGTGAGCTCTGCGCGCGCCAAGACGCGGCGCTCGATCGGGTCGCCCAGCGGCTGGCGGAGCGCGCCGAAACCGAGCCCGCCCTGGAGCCAGCGGAGCTCGCCCATCAGCTCAGAACCGCGGGCTCACCGCATGTATGGCCGCGCTCGTGGTCGTATTCGGGACCGGCGCTCGACGCCGCGGACACGCGTGCTCGCGCTCAGCGCTGGCTCGCCGGCTTCGGCGACGGCGGCCAGCGCAGCTGCGGGGCCGCCCACGTCGAGGCAGCCGGAAAGGAGGCGGTGACCCTGGTCGCCGTCGACGCGCTCGCCGACCTGGAGCGTCTCCCCGTGCGCGCGCGCACCGGCCAGTGGGTGGACGTGACCGCCAGCATGTTGGTCACTGCACACGACGCCAAGGTGGTCGTGCTCGGCCCCCACGGCGCCCCCCGCGCGCTCCCGACCTCGCTGGACGGAAAGGTGATCCGCGCGCGCTTCGCGCCGAGCAGCCCCGGCACCTGGCTCGTACAGGTGCTCGCGGAGATCGACAAGGGTCCGCGGCCCGTGCTGGAGGCATTGATCCACGCCGACACGACCCCACCAGCCGCCTTCCACGCGAGCCGAGCTCCCGGTGAGGACGCTGGGCGCGGCGTCGCGGACCCTGCAGCAGCGCTGTTCGCCATGGTCAACGCGGCGCGCCGCTCCGAAGGGGTGGGCGTGTTGACCCGGAACGCGGACCTGGACCGGGCGGCCCGAGAGCACGCCGAGGCGATGCGCGACAAGCGGACACTCGGGCACGACGTGGGCAAGGGGACGGTGAAGACCCGCCTCGAAGCGCTGGGCCTCGAGCCCTCCGCATTCGGCGAGAACGTCGCCCGGGCGGCCAGCCCCGAGCGAGCGCACCGAGCGATCTGGGCCAGCCCGTCGCACCGCGGGAACCTGCTCGAGCGTCGCTACGACTCGGTGGGCATCGCCGCGGTGACCGGACCCGACGGCGTCTGGGTCACCGAGGTCTTCGCCGATCTGCGCTGA
- a CDS encoding MCE family protein, whose amino-acid sequence MNRFSTAAKVGVFAIVTVIASVFIYRFVSKQTAGSGGYVVWALLNDATGIPKNSQVKVAGIPIGQVESIRLQDGKARIDIRVRPDVPLYEDAAVAKTSSSLLGEYFLAVAPGTEGKPQLQNGDRINAVIEAATTDQILKDVADITKQVKKVADSLAGSIGTKKGEENLKDTLQNLAEVTEALNQTVRENRGTIKSILNNVERITAKGEPEIDRILENVRVTTKDVRELLQKGEEGKASPGEVRQIIERVNNASVNLEKSLSNIEKVSGRLERGEGTLGRLTKDEKLIDEVEGVVEGVGEFVGGVNRLQTIVALRTDYQFLSSTVKSYVELRLQPREDKYYSIEVVNDPRGLTRFEQIDVDTTNPNDPPHYREVRTVTTNSFRFSLQFAQRMGPFVGRFGIKESTGGVGLDTLLFDDRFELRQDLFGFGEVILPRWRVSLGYEFVSRLWLLAGIDDILSPDRRDYFIGLQLKFNDEDLKTILPFAPGP is encoded by the coding sequence ATGAATCGGTTCTCGACAGCGGCGAAGGTTGGGGTGTTCGCGATCGTGACCGTGATCGCGAGCGTCTTCATCTACCGCTTCGTGAGCAAGCAGACCGCCGGCTCCGGGGGCTACGTCGTCTGGGCGCTGCTCAACGACGCGACCGGCATCCCGAAGAACTCCCAGGTCAAGGTCGCGGGCATTCCCATCGGGCAGGTCGAGAGCATTCGGCTCCAGGACGGCAAGGCGCGCATCGACATCCGCGTGCGCCCCGACGTTCCGCTCTACGAGGACGCCGCTGTCGCCAAGACCAGCTCCAGCCTGCTCGGCGAGTACTTCCTCGCCGTGGCGCCGGGCACCGAGGGCAAGCCGCAGCTCCAGAACGGAGACCGGATCAACGCGGTCATCGAGGCGGCGACCACCGATCAAATCCTGAAGGACGTCGCCGACATCACCAAGCAGGTGAAGAAGGTCGCCGACAGCCTGGCCGGCTCCATCGGCACCAAGAAGGGCGAGGAGAACCTCAAGGACACGCTGCAGAACCTGGCGGAGGTCACCGAGGCGCTCAACCAGACGGTGCGAGAGAACCGCGGCACCATCAAGAGCATCCTGAACAACGTCGAGCGCATAACCGCCAAGGGCGAGCCGGAGATCGATCGCATTCTGGAGAACGTTCGGGTCACCACCAAGGACGTGCGCGAGCTCCTGCAGAAGGGTGAAGAAGGCAAGGCTTCCCCGGGAGAAGTCCGTCAGATCATCGAGCGCGTGAACAACGCCAGCGTGAACCTGGAGAAGAGCCTCTCCAACATCGAGAAGGTCAGCGGCCGGCTCGAGCGCGGCGAGGGCACCCTCGGCCGCTTGACCAAGGACGAGAAGCTGATCGATGAGGTCGAAGGCGTCGTCGAAGGTGTCGGGGAGTTCGTGGGTGGCGTCAACCGCCTGCAGACCATCGTCGCGCTGCGCACCGACTACCAGTTCCTCTCCAGCACGGTGAAGAGCTACGTCGAGCTGCGCCTGCAGCCGCGCGAGGACAAGTACTACTCGATCGAGGTGGTGAACGACCCCCGCGGGCTCACGCGCTTCGAGCAGATCGACGTGGACACCACCAACCCGAACGACCCACCGCACTACCGCGAGGTCCGCACCGTCACCACCAACTCGTTCCGCTTCTCGCTGCAGTTCGCCCAGCGCATGGGTCCGTTCGTCGGGCGCTTCGGCATCAAGGAGTCCACCGGTGGCGTCGGCCTCGACACGCTGCTGTTCGACGACCGGTTCGAGCTGCGCCAGGACTTGTTCGGCTTCGGTGAGGTCATCTTGCCGCGCTGGCGCGTCTCGCTCGGCTACGAGTTCGTCTCGCGCCTCTGGCTCTTGGCCGGCATCGACGACATCTTGAGCCCCGACCGGCGCGACTACTTCATCGGCCTGCAGCTGAAGTTCAACGACGAGGATCTCAAGACGATCCTGCCGTTTGCGCCGGGACCGTGA
- a CDS encoding DUF2330 domain-containing protein, whose product MRFAPILLAAGISLVPALAPRAAQACAAPFYGPTSDKTTVSGHKVAFAISPERTVLWHQLAFDGPPGEFSWVLPVKKGAYLESSTDAWFEALDAFTSTRVYEIEPVCAEAEPDESGCSSDSSSEVSAGGGQVAPPTVTVVHHGSVGPYETVTLSSTDPKALESWLEKHGYVVPDAVRPIIADYVAEGFDFIALRLLPGAGAEAMTPVRVITPGGDPELPMRLAGTGAGERVPMTLYVIGTARYAIPSLQELVVPTEQLVWDYAAGSSNYAALRGATLAKAEGASYITPFAARDAFRITLQTPSSGTASFNAGDQPSYWGGGVQRLGELYFAQARANEDSPTSCVAALAALDYGLEVIDDCDPVDPTKCDPLNAAQVSKQELECEKWTDLAAALVGMAPGDVWLTRLELELSQNALKVDRKLAPHATQTTVVNQLSTENSVNPPCRGPLFTGSNTALAFGSLFGLWLGRRGSRRRTRPE is encoded by the coding sequence ATGCGATTCGCCCCGATCCTTCTCGCTGCCGGAATCTCGCTGGTACCCGCCCTCGCGCCGCGCGCCGCCCAGGCGTGCGCCGCGCCGTTCTACGGGCCAACCAGCGACAAGACGACGGTGAGCGGCCACAAGGTGGCCTTTGCGATCAGCCCCGAACGCACCGTGCTCTGGCACCAGCTCGCCTTCGACGGTCCACCCGGCGAGTTCTCCTGGGTGTTGCCAGTGAAGAAGGGCGCGTACCTCGAGAGCAGCACCGACGCCTGGTTCGAGGCCCTCGACGCCTTCACCTCGACCCGCGTCTACGAGATCGAGCCCGTGTGCGCAGAGGCGGAGCCAGACGAGAGCGGCTGCTCCTCGGACAGCAGCAGCGAGGTCTCGGCGGGCGGCGGCCAGGTCGCTCCGCCGACGGTGACGGTGGTCCACCACGGAAGTGTCGGCCCCTACGAGACCGTGACGCTGTCCTCGACGGATCCGAAGGCGCTGGAGAGCTGGCTCGAGAAGCACGGCTACGTCGTCCCGGACGCGGTACGCCCGATCATCGCGGACTACGTCGCCGAGGGCTTCGACTTCATCGCGCTGCGGCTCTTGCCCGGCGCGGGCGCAGAAGCCATGACACCCGTGCGCGTGATCACGCCCGGCGGCGATCCAGAGCTGCCCATGCGGCTCGCGGGCACCGGTGCCGGCGAGCGCGTGCCGATGACCCTGTACGTCATCGGAACGGCCCGCTACGCGATCCCGAGCTTGCAGGAGCTCGTTGTGCCGACCGAGCAACTGGTCTGGGACTACGCGGCCGGGAGCTCGAACTACGCCGCGCTGCGCGGCGCGACCCTCGCCAAGGCCGAGGGCGCCTCTTACATCACGCCCTTCGCCGCGAGGGATGCGTTCAGGATCACGCTGCAAACGCCGAGCAGCGGCACGGCGTCGTTCAACGCGGGCGACCAACCGTCGTACTGGGGCGGCGGCGTCCAGCGCCTCGGCGAGCTCTACTTCGCACAAGCCAGAGCGAACGAGGACTCTCCGACGAGCTGCGTGGCGGCGCTCGCCGCCCTCGACTACGGCCTCGAGGTGATCGACGACTGCGACCCCGTGGACCCCACGAAGTGCGACCCGCTGAACGCCGCGCAGGTGTCCAAGCAGGAGCTCGAGTGCGAAAAGTGGACGGATCTCGCGGCTGCGCTGGTCGGAATGGCGCCGGGAGACGTCTGGCTGACCCGGCTCGAGCTCGAGCTGTCGCAGAACGCGTTGAAGGTCGACAGGAAGCTCGCGCCGCACGCGACCCAGACCACCGTCGTGAACCAGCTCTCGACCGAGAACAGCGTGAACCCTCCCTGCCGCGGCCCGCTCTTCACGGGCTCGAACACGGCCTTGGCCTTCGGCTCGCTGTTCGGCCTCTGGCTCGGGCGCCGTGGCTCGCGGCGCAGGACGCGCCCCGAATGA
- a CDS encoding response regulator: MPDAASGPSVLSAQHRVRTASDGAAALAELAREPADVILLDRSMPGAPGPQLLRALRESAPTAKRVRRQRRHSGRAVTGSLHARSAATQAGTNRRKQG, translated from the coding sequence GTGCCCGACGCGGCGAGCGGACCGTCCGTCCTCTCGGCGCAGCATCGGGTACGCACCGCGAGCGACGGCGCGGCTGCGCTCGCGGAGCTGGCGCGCGAGCCGGCTGACGTCATCCTGCTCGATCGCTCGATGCCCGGCGCGCCGGGACCCCAGCTCTTGCGGGCGCTGCGCGAGTCCGCCCCGACCGCCAAGCGCGTCAGGCGGCAGCGCCGTCACTCCGGCAGGGCTGTCACGGGATCGCTCCACGCGCGCTCGGCGGCGACACAAGCTGGCACAAACCGACGGAAACAGGGCTAG
- a CDS encoding DUF1592 domain-containing protein — protein MARKTKRSAKAVLALAVSLATGLYAGCTGTITEPGARDGEVGPGGTPASKDQDAVAPAARVSRLTHQQWQNSVRDLFGIPASTPIEAELPQDPKTAGYLFDNDAQSLSVDQALWGAYQRGADAVVELVVGDAALFAKLLPPDTGDPDQRARTLIDELGSRAYRRPLAQAEKDELFEVYQGAAALFSGVPALEAGVRLVLQALLQSPFFLYRIESSTKVVNGVVPLDGYEMASRLSYTLLDTMPDAKLFAAAAAGELSSVANVEAQARRLLDDPRAANVIAAFHHALFDGDKIESIKPLPALFPDVSTELAAAAIEENERFVRDQFAQGGGFRELLTSTTTFVNADLAQIYGLSGGFGPSFQKVELDPKKRRGIFTQIGFLAANATSADPDPIHRGAYLARRIACLPVSAPPEAVEPLPAAAEGTTNRENVASYTEKEGSVCAGCHKDHINPFGFAFESYDAVGAWRDQDNGHPVDSSASPLIDEIPTSVSGAVELAEKLAASPGVHECYAKHWLEYAFGRKRTVGDQKTIRDVGELSRSGGSIKDVIAKLTVSRAFMNRSKEELP, from the coding sequence ATGGCGAGAAAGACCAAGCGGAGCGCGAAGGCCGTCCTGGCGCTGGCCGTGTCCCTGGCGACGGGGTTGTACGCAGGTTGCACAGGCACCATCACCGAGCCCGGAGCGCGGGACGGCGAGGTCGGGCCCGGCGGCACGCCCGCCAGCAAGGACCAAGACGCCGTCGCGCCCGCGGCCCGCGTGTCGCGGCTGACCCACCAGCAGTGGCAGAACAGCGTACGGGATCTGTTCGGCATCCCGGCCTCGACGCCCATCGAGGCCGAGCTGCCGCAAGACCCGAAGACCGCGGGCTACCTTTTCGACAACGACGCTCAGTCGCTGAGCGTCGACCAGGCACTCTGGGGCGCCTATCAGCGCGGGGCCGACGCGGTGGTGGAGCTGGTCGTGGGCGACGCGGCGCTGTTCGCGAAGCTCCTTCCTCCAGACACCGGTGATCCCGATCAGAGGGCTCGCACGTTGATCGACGAGCTCGGCAGCCGGGCCTATCGACGACCGCTCGCGCAGGCCGAGAAGGACGAGCTGTTCGAGGTCTACCAGGGCGCTGCGGCGCTCTTTTCTGGAGTACCGGCGCTCGAGGCCGGCGTGCGACTGGTGCTGCAGGCGCTCTTGCAGTCGCCGTTCTTCTTGTACCGCATCGAGTCGAGCACGAAGGTGGTGAACGGCGTCGTGCCGCTGGACGGCTACGAGATGGCCAGCCGGCTCTCGTACACGCTCCTCGACACCATGCCGGATGCGAAGCTGTTCGCCGCGGCAGCCGCCGGCGAGCTGTCGAGCGTCGCCAACGTCGAGGCGCAGGCGCGCCGGCTGCTCGACGATCCGCGCGCGGCAAACGTGATCGCCGCGTTCCACCACGCGCTGTTCGACGGGGACAAGATCGAGAGCATCAAGCCGCTGCCAGCGCTCTTCCCGGACGTCTCGACGGAGCTCGCCGCCGCGGCGATCGAGGAGAACGAGCGCTTCGTGCGCGACCAATTCGCGCAGGGTGGAGGCTTCCGCGAGCTCCTGACCTCGACGACGACGTTCGTGAACGCCGACCTGGCCCAGATCTACGGCCTCAGCGGCGGCTTCGGCCCGAGCTTCCAGAAGGTGGAGCTCGACCCCAAGAAGCGCCGCGGGATCTTCACCCAGATCGGCTTCTTGGCCGCCAACGCCACCTCCGCCGATCCCGATCCGATTCACCGGGGGGCCTACCTGGCGCGGCGCATCGCCTGCCTGCCGGTCAGCGCGCCGCCCGAGGCGGTCGAGCCGCTGCCGGCGGCGGCCGAGGGCACCACCAACCGCGAGAACGTCGCGTCCTACACCGAGAAGGAGGGCAGCGTCTGTGCTGGTTGTCACAAGGACCACATCAACCCGTTCGGGTTCGCCTTCGAGAGCTACGACGCGGTGGGGGCGTGGCGCGACCAAGACAACGGCCACCCCGTCGACTCGTCCGCCTCGCCGCTGATCGACGAGATCCCCACGTCCGTCTCCGGCGCCGTCGAGCTGGCCGAGAAGCTGGCGGCCAGCCCAGGCGTGCACGAGTGCTACGCGAAACACTGGCTCGAGTACGCCTTCGGGCGCAAGCGCACGGTGGGCGATCAGAAGACGATTCGAGACGTCGGCGAGCTCAGCCGCAGCGGTGGCAGCATCAAGGACGTCATCGCGAAGCTGACCGTCAGCCGAGCGTTCATGAATCGCAGCAAGGAGGAGCTCCCATGA
- a CDS encoding DUF1552 domain-containing protein gives MKISRRLLLKGLGGVALTLPVLESLGGREAKAANEVLPFAIFLRQANGVAAATSSGVLGAEPERFWPKNLGALTAENVSGRALEELEPYLDRLLVVKNVNMKGYDFGDGHARGALQGLTARGPTVDGAAGDSEAAGESIDHRIGRELNPGGRDSLFLYSGKSGGWLGGPCISYRGPAQRRSALHNPWTAYQTIVGGDTSLSPEARAEIVGRQKSVNDLVRGQLQSLMARPELSSNDKQRLQLHFDSVRDLEVALTCRLTKDKELLLQGESAGYDSADGNEVLSTARLHIDIAALALACGYTRSVAIQIGSGNDGSTRYPDPDSGGLMADNFHYISHRRKSHDSSGTVIDGSDLLHSKVDRHFAQLFKYLLDRLSAYDMPSGKPLLHHGVAVWYNDNSAGPSHGATNVPFVLAGSAGGFLKQGQYLEADSDPKSLNHARMLGTIGSAAGLRKQSGDLIDDFGDPALPRGVLPALIA, from the coding sequence ATGAAGATCTCGCGCCGACTTCTGCTGAAGGGTCTGGGCGGCGTCGCCCTCACGCTCCCGGTCCTCGAGTCGCTGGGCGGTCGGGAGGCCAAGGCGGCCAACGAGGTGCTGCCGTTCGCCATCTTCCTGCGCCAGGCGAACGGAGTCGCGGCCGCGACGTCGAGCGGTGTCCTGGGCGCGGAGCCCGAGCGCTTCTGGCCCAAGAACCTCGGGGCGCTCACGGCGGAGAACGTGAGCGGTCGCGCGCTCGAGGAGCTCGAGCCGTATCTGGACCGATTGCTGGTGGTCAAGAACGTCAACATGAAGGGCTACGACTTCGGCGACGGTCATGCCCGTGGAGCGCTTCAGGGTTTGACCGCACGCGGGCCGACGGTCGACGGGGCAGCCGGCGACTCCGAAGCGGCCGGCGAGAGCATCGACCACCGCATCGGGCGCGAGCTGAACCCGGGCGGCCGCGACTCGCTGTTCCTGTACTCCGGCAAGAGCGGCGGCTGGCTCGGCGGTCCGTGCATCTCCTACCGCGGCCCGGCGCAGCGGCGTTCCGCGCTGCACAACCCGTGGACCGCCTACCAGACCATCGTCGGCGGAGACACCAGCCTGTCGCCGGAGGCCCGCGCCGAGATCGTCGGGCGGCAGAAGAGCGTGAACGACCTGGTGCGCGGCCAGCTCCAGAGCCTCATGGCCCGGCCGGAGCTGTCGTCGAACGACAAGCAGCGCCTGCAACTGCACTTCGACAGCGTGCGCGACCTGGAGGTCGCGCTCACCTGCCGCCTGACCAAGGACAAGGAGCTCCTGCTCCAGGGTGAGTCCGCCGGCTACGACAGCGCAGACGGCAACGAGGTGCTGTCGACCGCCCGCCTGCACATCGACATCGCCGCGCTGGCGCTCGCCTGCGGCTACACGCGCTCGGTCGCCATTCAGATCGGCAGCGGCAACGACGGCAGCACGCGCTATCCCGACCCGGACAGCGGTGGGCTGATGGCGGACAACTTCCACTACATCTCGCATCGGCGCAAATCCCACGACTCGAGCGGGACCGTCATCGACGGCTCGGATCTGCTGCACAGCAAGGTCGACCGTCACTTCGCGCAGCTCTTCAAGTACCTGCTCGACCGGCTGAGTGCGTACGACATGCCGAGCGGCAAGCCGCTCCTGCACCACGGAGTCGCGGTCTGGTACAACGACAACTCCGCTGGTCCGTCTCACGGCGCGACGAACGTGCCCTTCGTGCTGGCCGGCAGCGCGGGCGGATTCCTGAAGCAGGGCCAGTACCTCGAGGCCGACAGCGACCCGAAGAGCTTGAACCACGCGCGGATGCTCGGCACCATCGGCAGCGCTGCGGGCCTGCGCAAGCAGAGCGGCGACCTGATCGACGACTTCGGCGACCCCGCGCTCCCGCGCGGTGTGCTCCCCGCCTTGATCGCCTAG